Within the Hevea brasiliensis isolate MT/VB/25A 57/8 chromosome 2, ASM3005281v1, whole genome shotgun sequence genome, the region CAGCAAAATTATCATCAAGTTTTAGCCTatataatgtcacaccttacccctccataaggcataacatgatcccgtagaatacttaatgaactaccgaacttcccctaccgataactcattaagtaccctacaagagattttaaaacgattttcttacattttggaagtggtgagcattttagtgagaattaaaaaccatttattcaagtttaaatactaataaaattttttatccattttacttttgccgcaatttttataaaaattttgacagagttccctctgtattttgagaaaccagttcttcaaagacctgtaaaaagcacttatttcacaactcccaacctccaataaatcacaattcaactccaatcaattcatttcaaaacagttccacaatccaaatcaaatttatcaactccgaatagttaataattccattcacaaagcataaagtaggaatttcatatgtacaaatattaaatttacagaagaaagtccaaaataatatcattacaatttatttacaactgctcaacttacattgatacaaataacatttctatatttacatcaagattatctacaagggtataaaataatacccgtacaaaatggtcagagtagtcctcgatttaacagcagctcactttgctgctttctccttgcttttatttgcgacagcaaaataagctatcgctgagtataaagatactcagtagtgcacaataaaaatttaaaatgcaataaataaatcattcattgccaaacacaatttaaatgtttctcaattacatttcacaaatattaaagttcataataacatcattttgtcaaataatctattaaacacagtttagtcaaacaatttcataaacacagtgttgccaaagttatacacaacttaagtaatgacacaaaattttcgatcaatgccgcgttgtacaccacgacaaagcaatatcaaccccattaatgaaaatcaatgagggagttagctagctagctaatgagtactcattcgaccTACAACCTCaaatggcaagccagagagggaggaaaataaacgatctcaaccccataaatggaggaggaaatgtgatactgtcatgctaagtgtgaatccaaaatcaatttaaaataattattttcaataatttatgagagatcccaaacaattttcaaagtcatttttgtagtcacaaagtggcaacacaattcataaataacacagcgatttcataaagtatagcaactcaaattttcaattggaaaataattacataaatttattgtgcacaaacctgactggagtcgcctctaggccttgactcagtctttaagggcttccaagtctttttcagctgaaacacacaatttcacagtgtttcagtaccataacttagcataaatccaaaaataaatttcacttcattttaactagctctattgcgttaaattcgacgttctcgaagtttttgtgtttcgggttactattcaagtcaaattgttaactttttaaggcttaataggtatgggaactccaacttcacccacataccacattttggtcattaaacttgttggttttggtcattttctaaaagcttaggtcattttggcaaaattgccaattttcggttttggtgctatgaagttgcactgttccattggtcaatctactgttggaatttggcaaaacttccttcatagaaaatgttccttattgtcttaagtgtattctcatttttggatcaccccaatcggagttttgtagctcaagttatagctaaaatacagttactgttcacgtgcactgtttatactgcaactatggttctggcatatttttggtccaacttcattcaataatttgattaagttaagtccataatttggtctaatttccttcatatgaaatgttctactatgtcttaggtttctatcggttcaagattcacctaaatcggagttttctagagagagttatagccattggaactttactgctcaatggcaattctgcaaagttgcaggtttaataactcaactttgctcaataatttgaatgggttaatggcataatttgggttggtattcttcatgaaagttttagtctatatcttatctaattgctggtaaaatttcaggtcaatttgacctgtctagctcaaattatgaccaaatgagcgattcttgttcatttggtcgatttaatgATGTGAGCCTACTCTCATTTCACTttagtcaattggttcaccaagttttagtcagtttttggccatggtttctttatgaaaattgtgtccttttatgtctattttcatccctaattggtggcatatcaattgggcttgtaaaattcccgttttggtccttcaaagtaggtttggtcatgctgctagcagcatgaccaattgacttacgaatttgtcttccattctaacaattcccatacatttcctttggtcattattgaccatttttcagtccacaattggtcaaagatatcatttatgcatttctccaaaatttggttcacaaaccctaacattcaaaccctaactcactcattaaatcacaattggtgcatttccatcttaacaccatactaatgtaagtttattaacatctttaattccctttaaacacatcaaaccataccaatcatactcccatcaaccaggccaaaatttcagtttagtccttctcccatgattttatttcatttcataatttctaagctcatttcaatcatcacacatgcatttaaatggaagaataaggagtttaacatactaacctcaacttaaagcttcaaatctctctcttagcccttctttcttcttgtagtcttcttcccaagttacaatatcaagctcaaatgaagtttttatgaggggtattaaggttgggtaaggagaaattaagcttagtgtaagcttaaGGGAAGAGCTTCCATGGAGAATTTATGGAGGAAGGTGGGGCGGCACTtgatagaagaagaagaagacaattctaattttttttccttttgttttctttttatctttatccctttttgaagaccaaaaatcctaattactaaataaattaattaatttctttgtgacatcattcatgatgtcatcacctttaacTTTTTcactttcctctctttttttttctatttatttttttctattagttctttaatttaattctcgattctgaaattttcttttctccaattttatttgacagttaggtcaggagtcagctctcgggctcaattgaccaaattgcccctcgccggttcatcccggtttgcaaataattccatattttttccggctccctgacctaattatttgactggcttaacagttctttttcatgattttctcttttccactgtgttcataaggatcttaaggaccgcagcgtcacattttacggttcgaaatttgagtttaaaatgacttcgcagtcgttcccgagcaggtcacccatcgccgtgactctcggctcgtttaacttcttatgttctgtttttcttatttatacttaaccaattggaaatcactaattattagtgtttatggtttctctagttgtcttaagtatggttctaatccccttaattgtccggaccgacactggtcaccagaacagtgaaatataccaggctatacaaataagggtgttacatataaACCATCAATAAGAATTCCAGAACCAATAAtggaattattattaaataaactgaAATATCCATGTCCAAACTTAACATTAAACCCATATTCATTAAGTTTTGAAATAGAAATAACATTCCTAGAAATTGAAGATACATAGAGACTTTGTAAAAGATCTAAGTGATAACCATTGTCCAAGATCAAACGATAAGTCCCTATGCCTTCAATTGGGGCCTTCATTCGGTTCCCTATAAATAGGAagtctttagttgggtttgtggtttGGATCGTAAGAAATTCCTGTATCAAGTTGGATACATAAGTAGTAACACCAGAATCAAGCTACTAAGTATTATTAGGAACTTCAATTAAGTTTGATTCAAAACATACATAAGCATAAGGATTACCTTTCTTTTCGAACTAAGCTTTACGTTTCAGGCAATCTTTCTGATAGTGTCCTACTTTCTTATAGAAGCGACACTTATCTACCATTTGTTCCTCTTTTTCAGTTTGAGAAGCATTTGAagatcctttctttttcttcttaaactTGTTGGCCTTTGGTTTGAGTCCTTTACTAGCTCTTTGACCCATAATGTTGACAGAATGAGTCCCTTGATTATTTAGTCTCGTTTCCTCCTGAACTAGCTTACTGGCCAATTCATTAGCATTTCACTTATCCTTAATAGtgttgtaattggtttgaaatggCCCATATTCAGGAGGCAGCGAGTTCAGAATGAACTGCACCAAGAAGGAATCATCCACTGCTATCCCCAAGGTCTTTAGCCTTGCTGCAATATCACTCATCTCTATAATGTGCTCATGCATACTCTTCAACCTATTATACTTTATGGTCGTGAGTTGTGCCATTACAGTACCAGCGAGTGACTTATCTATAGAACGAAACCGTTCTTTCACAAAATTAAGGTATTCTTTTGCATTTTCAGTTTGTGAGATTGTTGTCTTGATCTTATTGGCAATAGTCATTCGCATAAACATAAGGCTTAATCTGTTTGACCGTTCCCATTGCTTATGGTACAACTTCTCTTGTTCATTGCTTATATCTGTAATAGCAGTGGGTTTGTCTTCCAATAATGCTAAGTAAAGTTCCAAGACACCTAAATGGAACTTGACTTGCTCACACCATTCAGAGAAGTTTAGCCCATTGAATACAATAACAGATGAAGCTTGCAAATGAAGAGTAATAGCTGCAAAATATttcatatatatttaaattaaaatagattcagacaatttaaacaattagaGTATACTACAATTCTCCTTTGGGTAAATACTATAAtatactttcctaaattaaatgccTTTAAACTTGATTGGACAATAATTAACTTACATCAAATATATATGTTGTCTTTGGACatccaatatatatttaataaaatattattatcctCACAATTCTCACTATCATAGAATAATTAATTTACCTTTGGGTAAAATCCTTAAGTTCTGATGACTAATAGGTATCAATTAATCCATTTTTAATCATAGGCATCCATTGGTATAAATAATTGATAAGTTTTATATGCATGTAAATATCATTCATAGTTCGACCACTTTGGTGACTAACaaactattaattttattttattttaattaggccACTTTGGTGACTAATAAACTAAAACAAATATTATAAGGCATGCATATAAATTATGTAtcttaataaacctaatatttattcattcatttggtttaattacaaatcttaattagatAGGGTagaaaacataattttttttattttttttgagaAAATATGATCTCAAACTTAAATATCTTTATAACACGATTTTTCGTCATGTTAATAATCCTCATGCCCAAAACTTAATTgggtcaaattttaaaaatattattttaattagtttaatCATTAACATTAATCATAAAACTTTCACGATCTAAACTTTAATTCTACCCTTATCTAATAACAAGTAAAATCTTTAATATTATATTCATCACCATAAATTTAATGGAGaaatttaattgttcaaaatctagagctctgataccacatgtaaaataattcttAATAGATCATAACAATAATAAATATAATGTGAATTATAAACGTAATATTCAATCATCACCCTAATAATGGATTTTGAACAAATAAATTTTCACAGATCTAGAAAGCGTACATGATGCGGAGTTTAATTGAGCCATGCTAATAATTGAGAGATCCcttaatttaataaattgattCTTTCCTCTTGATCCTTCTTGATTTACACACAAGACTTTAGCGATGGAAGACTTTCTTGATATGACCTTGTTATCTCTGATTTTATGAGAGAGGATGTGCGTGACCTTATGGGTAGAAACAGGACCagcttaaatatatatatatatatatatatatatatatacacccaaGACTTAATCTGGTACGTCCATCAAGTATGCTTATACAATTAGAATTATGATTTACTTTAATAAAAGTAATTAttgtataattaagatttgtattaattaaagtaaatatcaattaatattgaACCACATTAAAGGAATTAATTTTGATCTATATGGTAATATTAATTACTGGACAAAATCTTACAACAAATAAATGAATTgagaattatatatattaaataaaaatttattatattaaatcaaTGGTTAAAAATAATGAAGACAAGTGCAACGTACGTcatgataaaattaatattaataaaagtttattatagtaaagaattttttatttttaatttttttttcatttaaaaacaTAAATAAGAACATATTTTCTTGTAACCCTTAAAAGAATTATATCAATTTGACGAAAAGTTGAAACTCAGGTCTTAATTtaggtcaaattaaaatttgacttaattataaaataatcaaAAGGTGAGAGAGAGGGGACTCCAGCTTTCATGTCCAGAATAAACTAAGTGAAAATAAACAGAAATGTTGAGCAATCACCAtccaagaaaggaaaaagaaaaaaaaaaaaaaagacagacAGGAATAAATAAATTAACATAGAAAGTCATATAAAGATGTGGAAAGTTGGTAGCCGTTGTATTACTTAAATCATACTCTCATGATAATTCAAATGCAAGTGCTTTAAAAAAGTGACCAAACGAAGGCCATTGAACCCATTTTGGGGATTGAAATTGAATTAAAAgattattttttttagaaaattgtttttaaatttgttgaaagtattaaaaaataatttttttaataaaaaataatattttttataatataaaaaataaactcCATATAATtataaaagaatatatatatatatattttttttatttttttttttatttttttttttgcgtGCACTTAATAATCCCTTCAAATTGAGTGAGTAAAATGAACTGAAGTAATCTCCACGTGTTGCCGAGGTTTTCTTGGCTAATTACCACCAACTCCTGCAATGTGGACATTCAGATAGAT harbors:
- the LOC110663789 gene encoding uncharacterized protein LOC110663789, which produces MKYFAAITLHLQASSVIVFNGLNFSEWCEQVKFHLGVLELYLALLEDKPTAITDISNEQEKLYHKQWERSNRLSLMFMRMTIANKIKTTISQTENAKEYLNFVKERFRSIDKSLAGTVMAQLTTIKYNRLKSMHEHIIEMSDIAARLKTLGIAVDDSFLVQFILNSLPPEYGPFQTNYNTIKDK